A window of Numenius arquata chromosome 6, bNumArq3.hap1.1, whole genome shotgun sequence contains these coding sequences:
- the API5 gene encoding apoptosis inhibitor 5: MPTVEELYRNYGILADATETAGQHKDAYQAILDGVKGDAKEKRLAAQFIPKFFKHFPELADSAINAQLDLCEDEDVSIRRQAIKELPQFATGDNLPRVADILTQLLQSDDSAEFNLVNNALLSIFKMDAKGTLGGLFSQILQGEDIVRERAIKFLSTKLKTLPEEVMTKEVEEFILTESKKVLEDVTGEEFVLFMKILSGLKSLQTVSGRQQLVELVAEQADLEQTFNPSDPDCVDRLLQCTRQAVPLFSKNVHSTKFVTYFCEHVLPNLSALTTPVEGLDIQLEVLKLLAEMSSFCGDMEKLESNLKKLFDKLLEYMPLPPEEAENGENAGNEEPKLQFSYVECLLYSFHQLGRKLPDFLTAKLNAEKLKDFKIRLQYFARGLQVYIRQLRLALQGKTGEALKTEENKIKVVALKITNNINVLIKDLFHIPPSYKSTVTLSWKPVQKADASQKRASEDTTSSSPPKKASAGPKRDARQIYNPPSGKYSSNLGSFSYEQRGGFRGGRGRGWGGRGNRSRGRIY; this comes from the exons ATGCCCACCGTGGAGGAGCTCTACCGCAACTACGGGATCCTGGCGGACGCCACCGAGACGGCGGGCCAG caTAAGGATGCATACCAGGCGATCTTGGATGGTGTGAAAGGAGATGCCAAGGAGAAGAGACTTGCAGCCCAGTTCATTCCCAAATTCTTCAAGCATTTTCCTGAGCTGGCCGACTCCGCTATCAATGCCCAGTTGGACCTCTGCGAGGATGAAGATGTTTCT ATCCGGCGACAAGCAATCAAGGAATTGCCTCAGTTTGCCACCGGAGACAATCTTCCTCGAGTAGCAGACATACTGACCCAGCTGCTACAGTCAG atgATTCTGCAGAATTCAATTTGGTGAACAACGCTTTGCTCAGTATATTTAAGATGGATGCTAAAG GGACTTTGGGAGGCTTATTCAGTCAAATTCTTCAGGGAGAGGATATTGTGAGAGAGAGAGCCATCAAGTTCCTCTCCACAAAACTGAAAACGCTGCCTGAGGAGGTGATGAcaaaggaggtagaagagttCATATTGACTGAATCGAAGAAG GTGCTGGAAGATGTGACAGGCGAGGAATTTGTTCTATTCATGAAAATATTGTCTGGATTAAAAAGCTTACAGACAGTAAGTGGGAGGCAACAACTGGTGGAGCTGGTGGCTGAACAAGCTGACCTGGAACAAACGTTCAATCCATCCGATCCGGATTGTGTGGACAGACTTCTCCAGTGTACTCGGCAGGCAGTGCCGCTCTTCTCG aaaaatgtTCATTCCACAAAATTTGTTACTTACTTCTGCGAGCATGTTCTGCCAAACCTCAGTGCTTTGACTACTCCAGTGGAGGGTCTTGATATCCAGTTAGAG GTTTTGAAGCTTCTTGCCGAAATGAGTTCGTTTTGTGGCGATATGGAAAAGCTTGAATCAAATTTGAAGAAGCTGTTTGATAAATTACTG GAGTATATGCCCCTTCCTCCAGAGGAAGCAGAGAACGGGGAAAATGCTGGCAATGAAGAGCCCAAGTTGCAATTCAGTTACGTGGAGTGTTTATTGTACAGCTTCCATCAGCTGGGTCGGAAACTCCCAGACTTCCTCACAGCCAAGCTGAATGCAGAGAAATTGAAAGACTTTAAAATCAG gCTACAGTATTTTGCTCGAGGGCTGCAGGTGTATATTCGACAGCTTCGTCTAGCACTTCAAGGAAAAACAGGAGAAGCCTTGAAAACAGAGGAG AACAAGATTAAAGTGGTTGCCTTGAAAATAACCAATAACATTAATGTTTTAATCAAG GATCTCTTCCACATTCCTCCTTCTTATAAAAGTACAGTTACGCTGTCCTGGAAACCAGTACAGAAGGCAGACGCAAG tCAAAAAAGAGCAAGTGAAGATACAACCTCAAGTTCACCCCCAAAGAAGGCTTCGGCAGGACCAAAAAGGGATGCCAGGCAAATATATAACCCTCCCAGTGGAAAATACAGCAGTAACCTGGGTAGTTTTTCCTATG AGCAAAGAGGTGGTTTCCGGGGTGGACGAGGAAGAGGCTGGGGAGGACGTGGTAATCGTAGCCGAGGAAGAATCTACTGA